Proteins encoded within one genomic window of Deinococcus aerophilus:
- the nusG gene encoding transcription termination/antitermination protein NusG, with protein MSIEWYAVHTYVGQEDRVQQHLMERATKLGMRGSKIFQVLQPSEKAVELREGGKKETVERKLFPGYVFVQMDVEDDDAPGELGESWEVVRGTNGVTGFVGTATRPVPLSPEEVQRLLASVGVGVQPKAAEAPRVKADFKAGDMVRVTGGPFADFSGVISEVNVPQAKVKVLVSIFGRETPVELDFGQVAK; from the coding sequence ATGAGCATCGAGTGGTATGCCGTGCACACGTACGTGGGTCAGGAAGACCGCGTGCAGCAGCACCTGATGGAACGCGCCACCAAACTCGGCATGCGCGGCAGCAAGATCTTCCAGGTGTTGCAGCCCAGCGAGAAGGCCGTGGAACTGCGCGAGGGCGGCAAGAAAGAAACCGTGGAACGCAAGCTCTTCCCCGGTTACGTCTTCGTGCAGATGGACGTGGAGGATGACGACGCTCCCGGGGAACTCGGCGAGTCGTGGGAAGTCGTTCGCGGCACCAACGGCGTCACCGGGTTCGTCGGGACGGCCACCCGTCCTGTGCCCCTGTCGCCCGAAGAGGTGCAGCGTCTGCTCGCCTCGGTCGGCGTGGGGGTGCAGCCCAAGGCTGCCGAAGCTCCGCGCGTCAAGGCCGATTTCAAGGCCGGCGACATGGTCCGCGTGACTGGAGGCCCCTTCGCGGACTTCAGCGGCGTGATCAGCGAAGTCAACGTGCCGCAGGCCAAGGTCAAGGTGCTGGTCAGCATCTTCGGCCGCGAGACGCCCGTCGAACTCGATTTCGGTCAGGTCGCCAAGTAA
- the secE gene encoding preprotein translocase subunit SecE: protein MNLIQYFRDSRGELARVSWPTRQQVFEGTQAVLIFVVALTLIVWMLDVLFSTVIRLVLP, encoded by the coding sequence ATGAACTTGATTCAGTACTTCCGGGATTCGCGCGGCGAACTCGCGCGGGTGTCGTGGCCGACACGGCAACAGGTGTTTGAAGGCACGCAGGCCGTGCTGATCTTCGTGGTGGCCCTGACGTTGATCGTGTGGATGCTCGACGTGCTCTTCAGTACCGTGATCCGGTTGGTGTTGCCATGA